In a single window of the Rhopalosiphum padi isolate XX-2018 chromosome 1, ASM2088224v1, whole genome shotgun sequence genome:
- the LOC132918916 gene encoding putative peptidyl-tRNA hydrolase PTRHD1 — MSNVVQYVLVRGDLTRTLKWPSGAVMAQACHACVAVVHTYYSDPDTQAYLKDLGNMHKVILEVPDETALLSTAAALETDGVQHVVWKEQPENVATCVALKPCAKGTVSKYVRKFKLYGA; from the exons ATGAGTAACGTGGTGCAGTACGTGCTGGTGCGCGGTGACCTGACCAGGACCCTGAAATGGCCATCCGGCGCTGTCATGGCCCAAGCGTGTCACGCTTGCGTCGCTGTGGTGCACACTTATTACTCGGATCCGGACACGCAGGCGTATCTAAAGGACCTCGGGAACATGCACAAAGTCATCTTGGAA GTACCCGACGAGACCGCACTGCTGAGCACGGCCGCCGCGCTCGAGACGGACGGCGTGCAGCACGTCGTGTGGAAGGAACAGCCCGAAAACGTGGCCACGTGCGTGGCGCTGAAGCCCTGCGCCAAGGGCACGGTGAGCAAGTACGTGAGGAAGTTCAAGTTGTACGGCGCGTGA
- the LOC132918910 gene encoding potassium channel subfamily K member 15, producing MVPVGDKSSTGSSSAAYNAAGADNPKERLKECCRKLVAFMCTQVGVGGLVVGYAVVGAFCFIQIEGQAGDAQHHAVEQLRHNCSVNVWNATNTYNVLYRDNWTRQVTDALTHFQVNLALIVKKGYDGRTTEETWSFSAALMFSLSIFTMNGYGNVVPKTMLGKAATVVYAVFGIPLYVLYFRNMGKVLAQSFRWLYTWVYQCSMEDKAGSDPYNQQLPQKSRVIVPSMACLWVLAAYVATGTVTFVTLEDWSYLDSTFFCVTSLCKIGIENFVPVGSITDAATDHPMKLVIKFVYLLLGMGIIAMCFDLMREDVQVRVRNLKMDIGLCFEDIRLRAVAVYRRRNSFD from the exons ATGGTGCCGGTGGGCGACAAGAGCAGCACCGGGTCATCGTCGGCGGCGTACAACGCGGCCGGCGCCGACAACCCCAAGGAGCGGCTGAAGGAGTGTTGCCGGAAGTTGGTGGCGTTCATGTGCACGCAGGTGGGCGTCGGTGGCTTGGTGGTCGGCTATGCGGTGGTGGGCGCGTTCTGCTTCATACAGATCGAGGGCCAGGCGGGCGACGCTCAACATCACGCCGTCGAGCAGCTCCGGCACAACTGTTCGGTGAACGTGTGGAACGCTACCAACACGTACAACGTGCTGTACCGGGACAACTGGACGCGGCAGGTGACGGACGCGCTCACGCACTTCCAGGTCAACTTGGCGCTCATCGTCAAGAAGGGCTACGACGGCCGGACCACCGAGGAGACGTGGTCGTTTTCCGCCGCCCTCATGTTCTCTCTGTCCATATTCACCATGAACGGTTACGGTAACGTCGTGCCCAAGACCATGCTGGGCAAGGCCGCCACCGTCGTGTACGCTGTGTTCGGCATACCCTTGTACGTGCTCTACTTCCGAAACATGGGAAAG GTGTTAGCCCAGAGTTTCCGGTGGCTATACACGTGGGTGTACCAGTGCAGCATGGAAGACAAGGCTGGCAGTGACCCGTACAACCAACAGTTGCCCCAGAAGTCGAGGGTGATCGTGCCGTCCATGGCTTGCCTGTGGGTGCTGGCGGCGTACGTGGCCACCGGCACGGTGACGTTCGTCACGCTCGAAGACTGGTCGTACCTGGACAGTACGTTTTTCTGCGTCACTAGCTTGTGCAAGATCGGTATCGAGAACTTCGTGCCGGTGGGCAGCATCACGGACGCCGCGACCGATCACCCTATGAAGCTGGTCATCAAGTTCGTGTACCTGCTGCTGGGCATGGGCATCATAGCCATGTGCTTCGACCTGATGCGCGAAGACGTCCAGGTCCGGGTGAGGAACCTGAAAATGGACATAGGACTGTGCTTCGAAGACATACGGCTGCGGGCCGTGGCCGTGTACAGACGTCGAAACTCATTCGATTGA